The Salmo salar chromosome ssa06, Ssal_v3.1, whole genome shotgun sequence genome window below encodes:
- the LOC106606883 gene encoding glycine-rich cell wall structural protein 1.8 isoform X18: MLVKAFLQTSLVLWLAQHTLQGGVKPQSAGMGKMLPRGAGALGIQGGYGAKPAKTGGAGGGHYPGGAQQLGGGGYRGPGGAGGRGGYGNGGQGGYGAGLGAGNGQGMGTGAGLGSQGGKPRGGGGYGGNGYGTQPGYGAGAVARGYPRPGAGAGYPNGQGSKGPKPGYGAGAGVPNGQGAKPNGYAAGSGGVPTGQGAKPSKQGYGAGAGVPNGQGAKPNGYGPGAGAPKGQGAKGNGYGPGAGVPSDQGAKGNGYGPGAGASNSAKSNGYGPGAGVPSGQGAKGNGYGPGAGIPNGQGAKPNGYGPGVPKNQGAKANGYGPGVGAPNGGKRNGYGPGAGVPKGQGTKPNGYGPGAGVPNGGKINGYGPGAGVPSDQGAKGNGYGPGAGAPNGAKSNGYGPGAGVPSGQGAKGNGAEVPNGGAKSNGYGPGVGEPNGQGAKATKTGYGAGAGSYPGAGNNGYGAGASLGQGGYPQGGAGGYPQGGAGGYPQGGAGGYPQGGAGGYPQGGAGGYPQGGAGGYPQGGAGGYPQGGAGVYPQGGAGGYPQGGAGGYPQGGAGGYPQGGAGGYPQGGAGKPGKAGGANLGQGGYPQGGAGGYPQGGAGKSAGYGDQMGGAYPGAGAGNGYGNGGGPAGGANAVPAGYGNGYGAGTGGNGYGAGIGYPTVLADGAAGLGGKAGKGAGGLGAGGYPQGQEKYGGGVSQLPYNGAPVNTAGLDAGDGSFPYGAQQLGLGGGDGGKSSGKYGNGGLPQGAQQGAQPYGPATGGGKPPCKNGNGGGYGAQPAGYGQGQLGAGAGGKESKYGGGGLNGFFGNGGYKG, encoded by the exons ATGCTGGTAAAAGCGTTCCTTCAGACCTCGCTGGTCCTATGGCTGGCACAGCACACCCTACAAGGAG GAGTGAAACCTCAAAGTGCCGGTATGGGGAAAATGCTACCCAGGG GGGCTGGTGCTCTTGGGATACAGGGAGGCTACGGAGCCAAGCCCGCCAAAACCGGAGGAGCTGGGG GTGGTCATTATCCAGGGGGGGCTCAGCAGCTTGGAGGAG GGGGATACAGAGGCCCAGGAGGGGCCGGGGGTAGGGGGGGATATGGTAACGGAGGCCAGGGAGGCTATG GTGCTGGTCTGGGAGCAGGAAATGGCCAAGGAATGGGGACGGGAGCCGGACTGGGCTCACAGGGTGGGAAACCACGTGGAGGTGGAG GATACGGTGGTAATGGCTATGGCACACAGCCAG GTTATGGGGCTGGAGCTGTAGCCAGAGGCTATCCACGACCAG GTGCTGGAGCTGGGTATCCCAATGGACAGGGATCTAAGGGACCAAAACCGG GATATGGTGCAGGAGCTGGAGTGCCCAATGGACAGGGTGCTAAACCCAATG GGTATGCTGCAGGATCTGGAGGAGTTCCTACTGGACAGGGTGCTAAACCATCCAAACAGG GATATGGTGCAGGAGCTGGAGTGCCCAATGGACAGGGTGCTAAGCCCAATG GATATGGTCCAGGAGCTGGAGCTCCCAAAGGTCAGGGAGCCAAAGGCAATG GATATGGTCCAGGAGCTGGAGTTCCCAGTGATCAGGGAGCCAAAGGCAATG GATATGGTCCAGGAGCTGGAGCTTCCAATAGTGCTAAAAGCAATG GATATGGTCCAGGAGCTGGAGTTCCCAGTGGTCAGGGAGCCAAAGGCAATG GATATGGTCCAGGAGCTGGCATTCCCAATGGTCAGGGTGCTAAACCCAATG GATATGGTCCAGGAGTTCCAAAAAATCAGGGAGCCAAAGCCAATG GATATGGCCCAGGAGTTGGAGCACCCAACGGTGGTAAAAGAAATG GATATGGTCCAGGAGCTGGAGTTCCCAAAGGTCAGGGTACTAAACCCAATG GATATGGTCCAGGAGCTGGAGTTCCCAATGGTGGTAAAATCAATG GATATGGTCCAGGAGCTGGAGTTCCCAGTGATCAGGGAGCCAAAGGCAATG GATATGGTCCAGGAGCTGGAGCTCCCAATGGTGCTAAAAGCAATG GATATGGTCCAGGAGCTGGAGTTCCCAGTGGTCAGGGAGCCAAAGGCAATG GAGCTGAAGTTCCCAATGGTGGGGCTAAAAGCAATG GATATGGTCCAGGAGTGGGAGAGCCCAATGGACAGGGTGCTAAAGCAACCAAAACTG GCTACGGTGCTGGAGCTGGCAGCTATCCTGGGGCAGGAAACAACGGCTATGGAGCAG GTGCCAGTCTGGGACAGGGAGGATACCCTCAGGGAGGAGCTGGAGGATATCCCCAGGGTGGAGCTGGAGGATATCCCCAGGGTGGAGCTGGAGGATATCCCCAGGGTGGAGCAGGTGGATACCCACAGGGTGGAGCCGGTGGATACCCCCAGGGTGGAGCAGGTGGATACCCCCAGGGTGGAGCAGGAGGATACCCCCAGGGTGGAGCAGGAGTATACCCCCAGGGTGGAGCAGGAGGATACCCCCAGGGTGGAGCAGGAGGATACCCCCAGGGTGGAGCAGGAGGATACCCCCAGGGTGGAGCAGGAGGATACCCCCAGGGTGGAGCAGGGAAACCAGGCAAAGCTGGTG gTGCTAATCTGGGACAGGGAGGATATCCCCAGGGTGGAGCCGGAGGATACCCCCAGGGTGGAGCAGGAAAATCAGCGG GTTATGGTGATCAAATGGGAGGAGCATACCCCGGGGCTGGAGCGGGCAACGGCTATGGGAATG GTGGAGGCCCAGCTGGGGGGGCCAATGCAGTGCCTGCAG GCTATGGCAATGGCTacggtgctggtactggaggcaATGGTTATGGAGCCG GGATTGGGTACCCAACAGTGTTAGCGGATGGTGCTGCTGGGCTGGGAGGCAAGGCAGGGAAGGGAGCAGGAG GTCTTGGCGCAGGAGGATATCCACAGGGACAGGAGAAATATG GGGGTGGAGTCAGTCAGCTTCCTTACAATGGCGCCCCAGTCAATACTGCTGGACTGGATG CAGGTGATGGAAGCTTCCCTTATGGTGCTCAGCAACTGGGCcttggtggtggtgatggaggcaaaTCCTCTGGCAAATATG GCAACGGTGGATTGCCACAGGGTGCACAACAGGGTGCACAGCCTTATGGACCTGCGACTGGTGGTGGGAAACCACCTTGCAAAAACG GAAACGGAGGGGGCTATGGAGCACAGCCAGCAG GCTATGGTCAAGGACAGCTGGGTGCAG GAGCAGGAGGGAAGGAAAGcaaatatggtggtggtggactgAATGGATTCTTTGGAAATGGAGGATACAAAG gTTAA
- the LOC106606883 gene encoding glycine-rich cell wall structural protein 1.8 isoform X34: MLVKAFLQTSLVLWLAQHTLQGGVKPQSAGMGKMLPRGAGALGIQGGYGAKPAKTGGAGGGHYPGGAQQLGGGGYRGPGGAGGRGGYGNGGQGGYGAGLGAGNGQGMGTGAGLGSQGGKPRGGGGYGGNGYGTQPGYGAGAVARGYPRPGAGAGYPNGQGSKGPKPGYGAGAGVPNGQGAKPNGYAAGSGGVPTGQGAKPSKQGYGAGAGVPNGQGAKPNGYGPGAGAPKGQGAKGNGYGPGAGVPSDQGAKGNGYGPGAGASNSAKSNGYGPGAGVPSDQGAKGNGYGPGAGAPNGAKSNGYGPGAGVPSGQGAKGNGAEVPNGGAKSNGYGPGVGALNGGKSYGYGPGVGEPNGQGAKATKTGYGAGAGSYPGAGNNGYGAGLGQGGYPQNGAGASLGQGGYPQGGAGGYPQGGAGGYPQGGAGGYPQGGAGGYPQGGAGGYPQGGAGGYPQGGAGGYPQGGAGVYPQGGAGGYPQGGAGGYPQGGAGGYPQGGAGGYPQGGAGKPGKAGGANLGQGGYPQGGAGGYPQGGAGKSAGYGDQMGGAYPGAGAGNGYGNGGGPAGGANAVPAGYGNGYGAGTGGNGYGAGIGYPTVLADGAAGLGGKAGKGAGGLGAGGYPQGQEKYGGGVSQLPYNGAPVNTAGLDAGDGSFPYGAQQLGLGGGDGGKSSGKYGNGGLPQGAQQGAQPYGPATGGGKPPCKNGNGGGYGAQPAGYGQGQLGAGAGGKESKYGGGGLNGFFGNGGYKG, from the exons ATGCTGGTAAAAGCGTTCCTTCAGACCTCGCTGGTCCTATGGCTGGCACAGCACACCCTACAAGGAG GAGTGAAACCTCAAAGTGCCGGTATGGGGAAAATGCTACCCAGGG GGGCTGGTGCTCTTGGGATACAGGGAGGCTACGGAGCCAAGCCCGCCAAAACCGGAGGAGCTGGGG GTGGTCATTATCCAGGGGGGGCTCAGCAGCTTGGAGGAG GGGGATACAGAGGCCCAGGAGGGGCCGGGGGTAGGGGGGGATATGGTAACGGAGGCCAGGGAGGCTATG GTGCTGGTCTGGGAGCAGGAAATGGCCAAGGAATGGGGACGGGAGCCGGACTGGGCTCACAGGGTGGGAAACCACGTGGAGGTGGAG GATACGGTGGTAATGGCTATGGCACACAGCCAG GTTATGGGGCTGGAGCTGTAGCCAGAGGCTATCCACGACCAG GTGCTGGAGCTGGGTATCCCAATGGACAGGGATCTAAGGGACCAAAACCGG GATATGGTGCAGGAGCTGGAGTGCCCAATGGACAGGGTGCTAAACCCAATG GGTATGCTGCAGGATCTGGAGGAGTTCCTACTGGACAGGGTGCTAAACCATCCAAACAGG GATATGGTGCAGGAGCTGGAGTGCCCAATGGACAGGGTGCTAAGCCCAATG GATATGGTCCAGGAGCTGGAGCTCCCAAAGGTCAGGGAGCCAAAGGCAATG GATATGGTCCAGGAGCTGGAGTTCCCAGTGATCAGGGAGCCAAAGGCAATG GATATGGTCCAGGAGCTGGAGCTTCCAATAGTGCTAAAAGCAATG GATATGGTCCAGGAGCTGGAGTTCCCAGTGATCAGGGAGCCAAAGGCAATG GATATGGTCCAGGAGCTGGAGCTCCCAATGGTGCTAAAAGCAATG GATATGGTCCAGGAGCTGGAGTTCCCAGTGGTCAGGGAGCCAAAGGCAATG GAGCTGAAGTTCCCAATGGTGGGGCTAAAAGCAATG GATATGGTCCAGGAGTTGGAGCCCTCAACGGTGGTAAAAGCTATG GATATGGTCCAGGAGTGGGAGAGCCCAATGGACAGGGTGCTAAAGCAACCAAAACTG GCTACGGTGCTGGAGCTGGCAGCTATCCTGGGGCAGGAAACAACGGCTATGGAGCAG GTCTTGGTCAAGGAGGATACCCCCAGAATGGAGCAG GTGCCAGTCTGGGACAGGGAGGATACCCTCAGGGAGGAGCTGGAGGATATCCCCAGGGTGGAGCTGGAGGATATCCCCAGGGTGGAGCTGGAGGATATCCCCAGGGTGGAGCAGGTGGATACCCACAGGGTGGAGCCGGTGGATACCCCCAGGGTGGAGCAGGTGGATACCCCCAGGGTGGAGCAGGAGGATACCCCCAGGGTGGAGCAGGAGTATACCCCCAGGGTGGAGCAGGAGGATACCCCCAGGGTGGAGCAGGAGGATACCCCCAGGGTGGAGCAGGAGGATACCCCCAGGGTGGAGCAGGAGGATACCCCCAGGGTGGAGCAGGGAAACCAGGCAAAGCTGGTG gTGCTAATCTGGGACAGGGAGGATATCCCCAGGGTGGAGCCGGAGGATACCCCCAGGGTGGAGCAGGAAAATCAGCGG GTTATGGTGATCAAATGGGAGGAGCATACCCCGGGGCTGGAGCGGGCAACGGCTATGGGAATG GTGGAGGCCCAGCTGGGGGGGCCAATGCAGTGCCTGCAG GCTATGGCAATGGCTacggtgctggtactggaggcaATGGTTATGGAGCCG GGATTGGGTACCCAACAGTGTTAGCGGATGGTGCTGCTGGGCTGGGAGGCAAGGCAGGGAAGGGAGCAGGAG GTCTTGGCGCAGGAGGATATCCACAGGGACAGGAGAAATATG GGGGTGGAGTCAGTCAGCTTCCTTACAATGGCGCCCCAGTCAATACTGCTGGACTGGATG CAGGTGATGGAAGCTTCCCTTATGGTGCTCAGCAACTGGGCcttggtggtggtgatggaggcaaaTCCTCTGGCAAATATG GCAACGGTGGATTGCCACAGGGTGCACAACAGGGTGCACAGCCTTATGGACCTGCGACTGGTGGTGGGAAACCACCTTGCAAAAACG GAAACGGAGGGGGCTATGGAGCACAGCCAGCAG GCTATGGTCAAGGACAGCTGGGTGCAG GAGCAGGAGGGAAGGAAAGcaaatatggtggtggtggactgAATGGATTCTTTGGAAATGGAGGATACAAAG gTTAA
- the LOC106606883 gene encoding glycine-rich cell wall structural protein 1.8 isoform X35: MLVKAFLQTSLVLWLAQHTLQGGVKPQSAGMGKMLPRGAGALGIQGGYGAKPAKTGGAGGGHYPGGAQQLGGGGYRGPGGAGGRGGYGNGGQGGYGAGLGAGNGQGMGTGAGLGSQGGKPRGGGGYGGNGYGTQPGYGAGAVARGYPRPGAGAGYPNGQGSKGPKPGYGAGAGVPNGQGAKPNGYAAGSGGVPTGQGAKPSKQGYGAGAGVPNGQGAKPNGYGPGAGAPKGQGAKGNGYGPGAGVPSDQGAKGNGYGPGAGASNSAKSNGYGPGAGVPSGQGAKGNGAEVPNGGAKSNGYGPGVGALNGGKSYGYGPGVGEPNGQGAKATKTGYGAGAGSYPGAGNNGYGAGLGQGGYPQNGAGASLGQGGYPQGGAGGYPQGGAGGYPQGGAGGYPQGGAGGYPQGGAGGYPQGGAGGYPQGGAGGYPQGGAGVYPQGGAGGYPQGGAGGYPQGGAGGYPQGGAGGYPQGGAGKPGKAGGANLGQGGYPQGGAGGYPQGGAGKSAGYGDQMGGAYPGAGAGNGYGNGGGPAGGANAVPAGYGNGYGAGTGGNGYGAGIGYPTVLADGAAGLGGKAGKGAGGLGAGGYPQGQEKYGGGVSQLPYNGAPVNTAGLDAGDGSFPYGAQQLGLGGGDGGKSSGKYGNGGLPQGAQQGAQPYGPATGGGKPPCKNGNGGGYGAQPAGYGQGQLGAGAGGKESKYGGGGLNGFFGNGGYKG; encoded by the exons ATGCTGGTAAAAGCGTTCCTTCAGACCTCGCTGGTCCTATGGCTGGCACAGCACACCCTACAAGGAG GAGTGAAACCTCAAAGTGCCGGTATGGGGAAAATGCTACCCAGGG GGGCTGGTGCTCTTGGGATACAGGGAGGCTACGGAGCCAAGCCCGCCAAAACCGGAGGAGCTGGGG GTGGTCATTATCCAGGGGGGGCTCAGCAGCTTGGAGGAG GGGGATACAGAGGCCCAGGAGGGGCCGGGGGTAGGGGGGGATATGGTAACGGAGGCCAGGGAGGCTATG GTGCTGGTCTGGGAGCAGGAAATGGCCAAGGAATGGGGACGGGAGCCGGACTGGGCTCACAGGGTGGGAAACCACGTGGAGGTGGAG GATACGGTGGTAATGGCTATGGCACACAGCCAG GTTATGGGGCTGGAGCTGTAGCCAGAGGCTATCCACGACCAG GTGCTGGAGCTGGGTATCCCAATGGACAGGGATCTAAGGGACCAAAACCGG GATATGGTGCAGGAGCTGGAGTGCCCAATGGACAGGGTGCTAAACCCAATG GGTATGCTGCAGGATCTGGAGGAGTTCCTACTGGACAGGGTGCTAAACCATCCAAACAGG GATATGGTGCAGGAGCTGGAGTGCCCAATGGACAGGGTGCTAAGCCCAATG GATATGGTCCAGGAGCTGGAGCTCCCAAAGGTCAGGGAGCCAAAGGCAATG GATATGGTCCAGGAGCTGGAGTTCCCAGTGATCAGGGAGCCAAAGGCAATG GATATGGTCCAGGAGCTGGAGCTTCCAATAGTGCTAAAAGCAATG GATATGGTCCAGGAGCTGGAGTTCCCAGTGGTCAGGGAGCCAAAGGCAATG GAGCTGAAGTTCCCAATGGTGGGGCTAAAAGCAATG GATATGGTCCAGGAGTTGGAGCCCTCAACGGTGGTAAAAGCTATG GATATGGTCCAGGAGTGGGAGAGCCCAATGGACAGGGTGCTAAAGCAACCAAAACTG GCTACGGTGCTGGAGCTGGCAGCTATCCTGGGGCAGGAAACAACGGCTATGGAGCAG GTCTTGGTCAAGGAGGATACCCCCAGAATGGAGCAG GTGCCAGTCTGGGACAGGGAGGATACCCTCAGGGAGGAGCTGGAGGATATCCCCAGGGTGGAGCTGGAGGATATCCCCAGGGTGGAGCTGGAGGATATCCCCAGGGTGGAGCAGGTGGATACCCACAGGGTGGAGCCGGTGGATACCCCCAGGGTGGAGCAGGTGGATACCCCCAGGGTGGAGCAGGAGGATACCCCCAGGGTGGAGCAGGAGTATACCCCCAGGGTGGAGCAGGAGGATACCCCCAGGGTGGAGCAGGAGGATACCCCCAGGGTGGAGCAGGAGGATACCCCCAGGGTGGAGCAGGAGGATACCCCCAGGGTGGAGCAGGGAAACCAGGCAAAGCTGGTG gTGCTAATCTGGGACAGGGAGGATATCCCCAGGGTGGAGCCGGAGGATACCCCCAGGGTGGAGCAGGAAAATCAGCGG GTTATGGTGATCAAATGGGAGGAGCATACCCCGGGGCTGGAGCGGGCAACGGCTATGGGAATG GTGGAGGCCCAGCTGGGGGGGCCAATGCAGTGCCTGCAG GCTATGGCAATGGCTacggtgctggtactggaggcaATGGTTATGGAGCCG GGATTGGGTACCCAACAGTGTTAGCGGATGGTGCTGCTGGGCTGGGAGGCAAGGCAGGGAAGGGAGCAGGAG GTCTTGGCGCAGGAGGATATCCACAGGGACAGGAGAAATATG GGGGTGGAGTCAGTCAGCTTCCTTACAATGGCGCCCCAGTCAATACTGCTGGACTGGATG CAGGTGATGGAAGCTTCCCTTATGGTGCTCAGCAACTGGGCcttggtggtggtgatggaggcaaaTCCTCTGGCAAATATG GCAACGGTGGATTGCCACAGGGTGCACAACAGGGTGCACAGCCTTATGGACCTGCGACTGGTGGTGGGAAACCACCTTGCAAAAACG GAAACGGAGGGGGCTATGGAGCACAGCCAGCAG GCTATGGTCAAGGACAGCTGGGTGCAG GAGCAGGAGGGAAGGAAAGcaaatatggtggtggtggactgAATGGATTCTTTGGAAATGGAGGATACAAAG gTTAA
- the LOC106606883 gene encoding glycine-rich cell wall structural protein 1.8 isoform X6 — translation MLVKAFLQTSLVLWLAQHTLQGGVKPQSAGMGKMLPRGAGALGIQGGYGAKPAKTGGAGGGHYPGGAQQLGGGGYRGPGGAGGRGGYGNGGQGGYGAGLGAGNGQGMGTGAGLGSQGGKPRGGGGYGGNGYGTQPGYGAGAVARGYPRPGAGAGYPNGQGSKGPKPGYGAGAGVPNGQGAKPNGYAAGSGGVPTGQGAKPSKQGYGAGAGVPNGQGAKPNGYGPGAGAPKGQGAKGNGYGPGAGVPSDQGAKGNGYGPGAGASNSAKSNGYGPGAGVPSGQGAKGNGYGPGAGIPNGQGAKPNGYGPGVPKNQGAKANGYGPGVGAPNGGKRNGYGPGAGVPKGQGTKPNGYGPGAGVPNGGKINGYGPGAGVPSDQGAKGNGYGPGAGAPNGAKSNGYGPGAGVPSGQGAKGNGYGPGVGALNGGKSYGYGPGVGEPNGQGAKATKTGYGAGAGSYPGAGNNGYGAGLGQGGYPQNGAGASLGQGGYPQGGAGGYPQGGAGGYPQGGAGGYPQGGAGGYPQGGAGGYPQGGAGGYPQGGAGGYPQGGAGVYPQGGAGGYPQGGAGGYPQGGAGGYPQGGAGGYPQGGAGKPGKAGGANLGQGGYPQGGAGGYPQGGAGKSAGYGDQMGGAYPGAGAGNGYGNGGGPAGGANAVPAGYGNGYGAGTGGNGYGAGIGYPTVLADGAAGLGGKAGKGAGGLGAGGYPQGQEKYGGGVSQLPYNGAPVNTAGLDAGDGSFPYGAQQLGLGGGDGGKSSGKYGNGGLPQGAQQGAQPYGPATGGGKPPCKNGNGGGYGAQPAGYGQGQLGAGAGGKESKYGGGGLNGFFGNGGYKG, via the exons ATGCTGGTAAAAGCGTTCCTTCAGACCTCGCTGGTCCTATGGCTGGCACAGCACACCCTACAAGGAG GAGTGAAACCTCAAAGTGCCGGTATGGGGAAAATGCTACCCAGGG GGGCTGGTGCTCTTGGGATACAGGGAGGCTACGGAGCCAAGCCCGCCAAAACCGGAGGAGCTGGGG GTGGTCATTATCCAGGGGGGGCTCAGCAGCTTGGAGGAG GGGGATACAGAGGCCCAGGAGGGGCCGGGGGTAGGGGGGGATATGGTAACGGAGGCCAGGGAGGCTATG GTGCTGGTCTGGGAGCAGGAAATGGCCAAGGAATGGGGACGGGAGCCGGACTGGGCTCACAGGGTGGGAAACCACGTGGAGGTGGAG GATACGGTGGTAATGGCTATGGCACACAGCCAG GTTATGGGGCTGGAGCTGTAGCCAGAGGCTATCCACGACCAG GTGCTGGAGCTGGGTATCCCAATGGACAGGGATCTAAGGGACCAAAACCGG GATATGGTGCAGGAGCTGGAGTGCCCAATGGACAGGGTGCTAAACCCAATG GGTATGCTGCAGGATCTGGAGGAGTTCCTACTGGACAGGGTGCTAAACCATCCAAACAGG GATATGGTGCAGGAGCTGGAGTGCCCAATGGACAGGGTGCTAAGCCCAATG GATATGGTCCAGGAGCTGGAGCTCCCAAAGGTCAGGGAGCCAAAGGCAATG GATATGGTCCAGGAGCTGGAGTTCCCAGTGATCAGGGAGCCAAAGGCAATG GATATGGTCCAGGAGCTGGAGCTTCCAATAGTGCTAAAAGCAATG GATATGGTCCAGGAGCTGGAGTTCCCAGTGGTCAGGGAGCCAAAGGCAATG GATATGGTCCAGGAGCTGGCATTCCCAATGGTCAGGGTGCTAAACCCAATG GATATGGTCCAGGAGTTCCAAAAAATCAGGGAGCCAAAGCCAATG GATATGGCCCAGGAGTTGGAGCACCCAACGGTGGTAAAAGAAATG GATATGGTCCAGGAGCTGGAGTTCCCAAAGGTCAGGGTACTAAACCCAATG GATATGGTCCAGGAGCTGGAGTTCCCAATGGTGGTAAAATCAATG GATATGGTCCAGGAGCTGGAGTTCCCAGTGATCAGGGAGCCAAAGGCAATG GATATGGTCCAGGAGCTGGAGCTCCCAATGGTGCTAAAAGCAATG GATATGGTCCAGGAGCTGGAGTTCCCAGTGGTCAGGGAGCCAAAGGCAATG GATATGGTCCAGGAGTTGGAGCCCTCAACGGTGGTAAAAGCTATG GATATGGTCCAGGAGTGGGAGAGCCCAATGGACAGGGTGCTAAAGCAACCAAAACTG GCTACGGTGCTGGAGCTGGCAGCTATCCTGGGGCAGGAAACAACGGCTATGGAGCAG GTCTTGGTCAAGGAGGATACCCCCAGAATGGAGCAG GTGCCAGTCTGGGACAGGGAGGATACCCTCAGGGAGGAGCTGGAGGATATCCCCAGGGTGGAGCTGGAGGATATCCCCAGGGTGGAGCTGGAGGATATCCCCAGGGTGGAGCAGGTGGATACCCACAGGGTGGAGCCGGTGGATACCCCCAGGGTGGAGCAGGTGGATACCCCCAGGGTGGAGCAGGAGGATACCCCCAGGGTGGAGCAGGAGTATACCCCCAGGGTGGAGCAGGAGGATACCCCCAGGGTGGAGCAGGAGGATACCCCCAGGGTGGAGCAGGAGGATACCCCCAGGGTGGAGCAGGAGGATACCCCCAGGGTGGAGCAGGGAAACCAGGCAAAGCTGGTG gTGCTAATCTGGGACAGGGAGGATATCCCCAGGGTGGAGCCGGAGGATACCCCCAGGGTGGAGCAGGAAAATCAGCGG GTTATGGTGATCAAATGGGAGGAGCATACCCCGGGGCTGGAGCGGGCAACGGCTATGGGAATG GTGGAGGCCCAGCTGGGGGGGCCAATGCAGTGCCTGCAG GCTATGGCAATGGCTacggtgctggtactggaggcaATGGTTATGGAGCCG GGATTGGGTACCCAACAGTGTTAGCGGATGGTGCTGCTGGGCTGGGAGGCAAGGCAGGGAAGGGAGCAGGAG GTCTTGGCGCAGGAGGATATCCACAGGGACAGGAGAAATATG GGGGTGGAGTCAGTCAGCTTCCTTACAATGGCGCCCCAGTCAATACTGCTGGACTGGATG CAGGTGATGGAAGCTTCCCTTATGGTGCTCAGCAACTGGGCcttggtggtggtgatggaggcaaaTCCTCTGGCAAATATG GCAACGGTGGATTGCCACAGGGTGCACAACAGGGTGCACAGCCTTATGGACCTGCGACTGGTGGTGGGAAACCACCTTGCAAAAACG GAAACGGAGGGGGCTATGGAGCACAGCCAGCAG GCTATGGTCAAGGACAGCTGGGTGCAG GAGCAGGAGGGAAGGAAAGcaaatatggtggtggtggactgAATGGATTCTTTGGAAATGGAGGATACAAAG gTTAA